The proteins below come from a single Heptranchias perlo isolate sHepPer1 unplaced genomic scaffold, sHepPer1.hap1 HAP1_SCAFFOLD_923, whole genome shotgun sequence genomic window:
- the LOC137319898 gene encoding lysine-specific demethylase 2A-like: MESEAEPECRSRRLRAVTRRRYEDDGISDDEIEGKRTFDLEEKLASGIYSASFVRFMEGKDFTFQYVQRDGLRAPLIFKEKEGLGIKMPEPDFSVSDVKMFVGSRRLVDVMDVNTQKGIEMTMAQWVKYYETPAAEREKLYNVISLEFSHTKLENIVQRPATVDLVDWVDNIWPRHLKEKQTESTNAIIEMKYPKVRKYCLMSVRGCYTDFHIDFGGTSVWYHIHRGGKV, translated from the exons CGGGCCGTCACCAGGCGCCGGTACGAAGACGATGGGATTTCTGACGACGAGATTGAAGGGAAGAGGACGTTCGACCTGGAGGAGAAGCTGGCGAGCGGGATCTACAGTGCCAGCTTCGTCCGCTTCATGGAAGGCaaag ATTTCACGTTCCAGTACGTCCAGCGAGACGGACTGAGGGCACCGCTGATCTTCAAGGAAAAGGAGGGTCTCGGAATCAA AATGCCAGAGCCAGATTTCAGTGTCAGTGATGTGAAGATGTTTGTGG GGAGCCGGAGGCTTGTTGATGTCATGGATGTCAATACGCAGAAGGGCATCGAGATGACGATGGCGCAGTGGGTGAAGTATTACGAGACGCCAGCCGCTGAACGGGAGAAACTCTACAACGTCATCagcctggagttcagtcacaccAAACTCGAGAACATCGTGCAGCGTCCTGCCACG GTGGACCTGGTGGACTGGGTGGATAATATCTGGCCTCGACACCTCAAGGAGAAACAGACTGAATCGACCAACGCCATCATTGAAATGAAGTACCCCAAAGTTCGCAA GTACTGTTTGATGAGCGTGCGAGGGTGTTACACTGACTTCCACATCGATTTTGGCGGGACGTCGGTGTGGTATCACATCCACCGAGGAGGCAAGGTGA